CGGTACCCGGAACATCCGTGAATACAACGGCAAATTCACCCAACGCCGCCTGAATCCGCTAAAAGGGCATCGCTACCTGCCGTTCATCGTGCTGGTGATAGATGAGTTTGCGGACCTGATCATGACCGCGGGCAAGGAAGTGGAAATGCCGATTGCGCGCCTTGCACAGCTGGCCCGTGCGGTGGGCATCCACCTGATCATCGCCACCCAGCGCCCCTCCGTGAATATCATCACCGGTACCATCAAGGCGAACTTTCCCGCACGTATTGCCTTTAAAGTGTCGTCTAAAATAGATTCCCGCACCATTCTGGACATCGGCGGCGCCGAACAGCTGATCGGGCAGGGAGACATGCTGATCTCCTTCAACGGTGAGCTGGTGCGCCTGCAGTGCGCCTTTGTGGATACGCCGGAAGTGGAAAACGTGGCCGAATTCATCGGCGAACAACGCGGATATCCGGAAGCTTTCCTGCTGCCGGAATATGTGGATGAAAAAGAGCTGGAAGGGAAGGATTTCAGCCTGGCGGACCGGGACCCGCTGTTCGAAGAGGCGGCCAGGGTGATCGTACAGAACCAGCAAGGCTCCACATCACTGCTCCAGCGGCGGATGAAACTGGGCTATAACAGGGCCGGAAGGCTGATGGACCAATTGGAGGCTGCCGGTATCGTAGGGCCGAACATGGGTAGTAAAGCCCGCGATGTGATCGTGAAAACAGAATCGGACCTTGAGGAAATTCTTAACAGTATGTTATAATTTGCGGGAATGAACAGCAATGGCTTTCACTTTTGCCGGAAAAACATCAATTTTGCAAATCTTTAACAGGAGGGCTTAAACGTATCGGCATAACATTTGTCTTACATCCGGCAACAATATTAAAATTATGAGCATGAAGAAAACAGTACTTACAGGATTGATCATGTGCGGAATGGTAATCGGCAGCACAGCCCAGACGACAGGATCGCTGGGACAGAGCGACCCGAAAGCCAAAGCAGTGCTGGACAACGTGAGCAAAAAGTTCAAGTCCCTCAAGTCTGTGATCGCCAATTTCATACTGAAGATAGAAGGCGCCAATAACAGCGTATCCGATTCCCGGAAAGGCGCGGTATATGTAAAAGGCCCGAAATACAAAGTGATCATGGGCGAACAGGAGATTATCAGCGATAACAAGACTTCCTGGACCTACGCCAAAGATGTTAACGAGGTGACCATCAGCAATGTAGATCACAGCAACAGCAGCATGACCCCTGCCAAGATCTTCACCAATTTCTACGATAAAGACTTTCTCTACCGCCTCACCGGCGAAACCCGCGAGAAAGGAAAAGTGCTGCAAAACATTGAATTGACGCCGACCGACAAATCGAAAACCTTCTTCAAGGTGCTGGTGGATGTGGACAAAAAGACACAGACCCTGGCGCGGATGAAGGTATTCGAGAAGAATGGCAATAAATATACATACGAGATCAGCAGCTTTACGCCGAATGGCGCTGTCACCGACGCTACTTTCACTTTCGATCCGGCTAAATATCCCGGTGTGGAAGTGGTAGATCTCCGGTAATCGCCTTTTATTAAAACTGTTTATTTTCCCCTTCGGGCGTGGTGATTGCCGCTGAAGGGGAATTTTTATGCCCGTAACCCATCTGAAAACACTTGCTGAATAAGAAAAAATGTGTATTTTCTCCTCCTGAAATCCTGTTCCTTAACCTTCGTTTCCCCGTTATGAACCCATGATCAATATGTTCACATCCCTATTTTTTTTGCCGCCATTGCGCCGGGAACGGGTTCGCCATGTTTGCCATCTAAACGTTCCACGATATGAAAAAGATCACTATTCTGTTATGCTTGACTATCCTGCACTGGAATAGCAAGCTCTCTGCCCAGCTACGGCTGATCGATGACATGGAGGGCAATGGCCCTGGTTCAGGACAATGGATTTACAATGCCGGCCCGAATGCGACGGGCTCAGTTGTGTTCAACGAACCTAACCCGGCCCCCTCTGTAGTGAACCCAAGCACACATGTTGCCAAATTCACGAAAGACACCACCTGCTCTCCCTACATGGCGGCGGCTTGCACGCTGGGGACGCCGTTTGACCTGTCGGGCGGCAGCACCTTCAAAATGCTCGTGTACAGCAACGTACTGGAGAAGGTGCTGTTCAAGCTGCAACCGGCCAATGATTACACGCAGGCTGTGTTCCTGACCTATCAGATCCAGCAGGTCAATCAATGGGAGGAAGCGGTATTCACTTTTAGCGGCGTGAGCAGCCGGACGGATCTTGACCGTATCGCCATCCAGTTCATAGATGGCGAGCAGGCAAACGGGATATTATATTTCGACCTGATCATGGCGCCCGATCCAACGGGCATCAGGCTGACAAAAATGAATATTCCCATGGGTGAGGAAGACGGGAAGGTAATTGCCGTAACCTTGAATGGTGACGCCTTCAAGCCAACCCTCAATCCTGCCAACTGGACCATCTCCGGCCTTCCTCCCGGTGTTTCGGTCGGCAACATCCTCCGGGTAAGCGATACTACGGTGAACATCGTTTTAAGCGGCAACTCGGCTGTCAACTATTCCAGGACGGAGCTTACACTCACGGTTGATGGAGATGAACTGGTGAATGCCGGTATTCCCGCATACAACGCAACAGGAAGCGTGGTCTTTGACGGTAATCCCGACTGGACGTTGATATATAACGATGAATTTGATACGGACGGTTTGCCGGACCCATCCAAATGGACGGTTGACCCCCGGCCAAAAGGATGGATCAATAGTGAACAGCAGGTGTACACGGATGCCACGCATGATAATGCAGTCGTTCGGGATGGCAACCTGGTGATCACGGGAAAAAAGGATTATCCAAACGGCAACCCCAATGAACCCTGGTCTTCCGCCCGGGTGATCTCCCAGGGCAAAATGGACTTCCTGTACGGCAAAGTGGAAATGCGGGCGAAATTGCCGCGAGCGCGGGGATCATGGCCTGCTTTCTGGCTGATGCCAACGGTCAGTACCTACGGCAACTGGCCAAAAAGCGGAGAGATAGATATTCTTGAGCATGTGGGCAATACTTTTGGTAAGGCCATGTGCGCTGTTCATACCGAGAACAAGAACTGGACGAACGGGGGCAATCTCGGCGGCAACGAGATGCTGCCTGACCTTGACACAGTGTACCATGTGTACGGCCTGGAGTGGTCGCCGGATTCCCTCCGGTTCACCCATGACGGCAACGGGTTCTACACCTACGTAAATCCCGGGACGGACTGGCGGGACTGGCCTTTCGACAAACCGTTCTATATCATACTGAATATTGCCATCGGCGGGGGACTGGGCGGCAACATCGTGGACGCTGATTGGCCGGATAGCATGCGGGTAGATTATGTGCGCGTCTACCAGAAAGGTTTGGGTACTCCTGTACTGGATTCGGTGGAGGTTACCCCTGCCGGCATATCGGTGCTGGCCGGAGCAACACAACAGTTCACAGCAACAATACGGGATCAGAACGGGCATGTCATGAATGGTATTACGCCGGTATGGAGCATCACAGGCAGTGGCAATACCATCAGCGCTTCCGGCCTTGCCACTATCAACAGCACCGGCACAGTCACCGCAACGGCTGTACATGACAGCATCACCTTGTCCGGCACAACCAATGTGCTGGTGAGGGCTACCAATTACAAGCCGGTACCGGCGAGGATAGAGGCGGAAGATTTTGACAATTCCAATGCCTGCTGCTCCGAAACAACGGCAGATACCAGTGGCGGGCTTAACATGAGCCATATCAGCAATGAGACCTGGTTTGAATATGATATTGACGTGCCTGACTGCCAGGCCTACCGCATCAGGTTCAGAATAGCGGCCAATTCGCTCGCGGGGCTGACCGTAACAACGGACACAACGGAGCTGACAACCGTGCAACTGCCCGCCAGCGGTGGATGGCAACAGTGGACAACCGTTACCTCCGCGCCCATTGTATTGGACGAGGGGCAAAAAACGATCCGGGTAAGGTCAAATACCGGCGGCTGGAATTTCAACTGGCTGGAGATTGTTCCGGCATCAGCGCACCAGGCGGAAAGTATGGTCATAAAGCCTGATAGTGCAGTGATCTTTGCCGGCCAGTCTGTACAATTCAACGCATGGGGATATGATGCAGACAGCAACTACCTGATGCTTTCTCCCGCTCCCGCCTGGGCTGTGTCCGGCACCGGCAGCCAGATCACTGCTGACGGGCTTCTGCAGACCGATTCAGCAGGCATGTACACCATTACGGCAACTTCAGGTGCATTGACAGGAACCGCTTTTGCCGAAGTGAGAGGCGTTCCGGAGTTTTCCAGGATGGAGATATTGCCTGACACGGTAATTGTACCTGTGCATGCTTCCCAGCAATTTTCGGTAAAAGGATATGATCAGTATGACACGCAGGTGCCTATAACAGACACGGTATCCTGGTCGGTTACCGGCAGCGGCAATACGATCAGTCCGGATGGCGTGCTGACCGCGGGGAATACGCCGGGGATATTCGCTGTAACGGCCACAGCAGGCGCTGTCAGCGACACGCTGGCCGTGGAGCTGGGTTATACCTGCTCCGTGAACCATCAATATGAAGCAGAATCCGCATCTTCCCGGGCCGCAGGCCCTTACCTGGAAGCTACGGACGATGTGGGAGGAGGACAGCATTTTGCGGGCATCACCGCGGGGAAATGGTTTGCGTACAACAACCTGAAAGTACCGTCGCCCGGAAGGTACAATATCCGGCTGCGGGTATCCACCACAGCGCCAGCCCAGATAAAGATCGGCCACGGCGCATTCACTTTCGGGATCATTAATGTGCCCTCCACCAATGGCGAATGGCAAACCATTTCAGACACGCTGACACTTCCGGCTTTGTCCTATACCGGTATTCATGCCGTATCGGGCACTTTCCTGTTCAACTGGTTCACGATTGACAATTGCGCGGAAGAACCCGAACCGCTGGCCAGGATCGAGCTGACTCCGGATATCGTGCATCTCGGCGCGGGTGACTGGTACCAGTTCAGCGCGGCCGGTTATACTGCAGGTGACCAGCCGGCTTCTCTGCCGCCGCTGACATGGTCTGTGACCGGCACCGGCAATACAATTGATTCCACCGGGTTGTTGACGGCCAATGCAGTGCCTGGGCTGTACGAGGTAACTGCCGCCGCTGCCGGGCTTGCCGACACGGCACTGCTGTATATTTATGATTGCTCCGTAAACACAAAATACGAGGCAGAGAGTTTTTCTGCCCGGCATTCCGGCCCATCGCTGGAAAGCTGTACTGATATAGGCGGCGGGCAAAACTTTACTGGGCTTGCAACCGGGCACTATTTCGCCTATAACACATTGAATATTCCAACCGCAGGTTTATACCGGATCAGCTTCCGCGTATCCTCCACAGCGCCGGCCCAGGTAAAGGTGGGCCACAGCAGTTTCAATTTCGGTATCAAGACCATCCCCGCTACGGGCGGCCAATGGCAAACCATTACGGATACGATCACCTTGCCGGCGATGAGCTATACAGGCATACATGTAGTGTCCGGAACGTTCAAATTCAACTGGTTCAGTATCGACAATTGCGGAACCGGGTCCGGGCAGGGAGAGAATCTGTTGTCTGCAGCGGGCAGGGATAAGGAGCAAGGACAGGCGTTAAAAACGATCGTGTACCCGAATCCCTCCGGCGGCAACATCGGGATCACTTTCGCTGGCGATGTTTACAAGGTGATAAAAGTGTACGATACCCACGGTAAACTGATCACCGTGTGGAACATCATGCCGGGTGAAACCAGTATCAGCAGAAACATCAGCGCTTTCGCCAACGGGATGTACATTCTCTCGCTGGAAGGAACAGGTAAAAAAGAAACCCTGCGTCTTGTCAAGCAGTAAACAATAGTTTTGTTACCAGGGTGCCGGTATGGATGCTGCCGGCACCCTTTTTATGTAGCCTGCTATCTCCCGGCACTGTCATCTATACAGCCGCACCTTGTTAAACTTTACTTTTTTTTGCTACATTTGCCAAGTTTTATTATAAAAATCTAGCAATATGGCATACGACGTAATCGTAATTGGTAGTGGCCCCGGTGGATACGTGGCGGCTATCCGGGCTTCTCAACTGGGATTTAAAACAGCTGTGGTGGAAAGAGAGAGTTTGGGCGGCATCTGTTTGAACTGGGGGTGTATCCCGACCAAGGCATTGTTGAAATCAGCGCAGGTAATGGAATATATACAACATTCCAAAGATTACGGCGTAACCGTAGGCGATGCCAAAGCGGATTTTCCCGCTGTGATCAAGCGTAGCCGCGGTGCTGCAGATAAAATGAGCAAAGGCGTTCAGTTCCTCATGAAGAAGAACAAGATCGATGTGATCATGGGGAATGCAAAGCTCAAAGCAAAAGGACAGGTAGAAGTGACCGATAAAGACGGCAAAACTGCCGTACATGAGGCAAAACATATCATTCTCGCCACCGGCGCCCGCGCCCGTGAGCTGCCGAACCTGAAGTTCGATGGCAAAACTGTGATCGGCTACCGCGAAGCAATGAACCTGCCCACGCAGCCTAAAAGCATGATCGTGGTAGGTTCCGGAGCCATCGGCGTTGAATTTGCGTATTTCTACGCCAGCATGGGCACAAAAGTGACCATCGTTGAGTTCATGCCGCGCATCGTTCCGGTGGAAGATGAAGATATCTCGAAAGAACTGGAAAAGATCTACAAGAAGAAAGGCATCGAAGTAATGACCAACGCCAGCGTGGAAGCCGTAGAAGCAACCAAGTCCGGCGTAAAGGCCAAAGTGAAGACCGCCACCGGTGAAATTTCCCTGGAAGCGGATGTGGTACTGAGCGCCGTAGGCATCACCGCCAACATCGAAAACATCGGCCTGGAAACCCTCGGCGTGAAAACCGACAAAGGCAAGGTGCTGGTGGACCAGTATTACCAGACCAATGTATCCGGCGTTTATGCGATCGGAGACATCGTTCCCGGTCAGGCCCTCGCACACGTAGCCTCCAAGGAAGCCATCATTTGCGTGGAAGCCTTCGCTTACAACGAGAAAAAATACAACCACAAACCCACACCCATTAACTATAACAACGTACCGGGCTGTACCTACTGCTCACCCGAGATCGCTTCTGTTGGTTATACCGAGAAGCAGGCCAAGGACGCCGGTTACGAAATTAAAGTGGGCAAATTCCCCTTCTCCGCTTCCGGCAAGGCAGTTGGCGCAGGGGCTACAGAAGGCTTCGTAAAAGTGATCTTCGATGCCAAATACGGCGAATGGCTGGGTACGCACATGATCGGCATGAACGTGACCGAAGCCATTGTGCAGACCGTAACCGCCCGTACGCTGGAAACTACTTACCAGGAAGTGCTCAACAGCATCCATCCGCACCCGACCATGAGTGAAGCTGTGAAAGATGCGATCGAAGTGGCTTATGGCGAGGCGATACACCTGTAATCAGAACGGATTTTAATATGGAGAGGCTATTCCTGCGGGGGTAGCCTTTTTTTGTTTTGGGAATAAAAAGATTAGATGTAAATTTGTAATTACAAAATAATTACTTTTTATGCATACCAAGCTAATCCATATAGGTAATTCCATGGGAATTCGTATCCCTAAAAACCTCATCAGGCAATTTAACCTTGATAAAGGAGAGATAGAATTGACCATAGAGAAAGACGGAATACTGATAAAACCTGAAAAGTCTGTTCCCCGCAGAGAGGAATGGGATATGCTTTTTTCAAAAGCAATAGCGGCCGGAGAGAAACCGGAGAATGATGTGTTTGAAGGCCTGCAGAACAGCACTGATAAAAATGAATGGGAATGGCAGCAATAAAGCGGTTTGAAGTCTGGTTGATTGAAATGGATCCCGCAAAAGGCAGCGAAATAAAGAAAACAAGGCCTTGCCTGGTCGTATCTCCGGATCCCGTGAATAAATATTTGAATACCGTAACCGTTGTTCCAATGACAACAACGATGCGGAGTTACCCGACTCGTGTGAATTGTATCTTTAAAAAGACGGAAGGCCAATTGATGGTGGATCAGATAAGAGGTGTGGACAAATCCAGGCTGAAGAAAAAAATGGGGGTGATGGACGAAGAATATTGCAAGGCGGTGTGCGATGTTATTGTTGAAGCCTACAAGTGGTGATTGGTAACCGTTTTTTTCATCTTCACCCGTCATCCTCAAAAAAACAGTTATTCGAAATAATCGAATAACTGCCTGATAGAAAAACATATCCCTTCACTCCCTACCGCCCCGTCATCAACCGCACAATCCTGTCAAATATCCCCGTATTCTCATACATCCCCATAAACTCCGCTGCCCCCGGTCCATAAGCAAAAACCGGCACCATAATATCCGTATGATCATCCGAGCTGAAATGCCCGCGTACAAAACCCTTGCGGTAAGAAGCGTCCTGAATGCTAAGCCCCCCGGTCTCATGATCCGCCGTAACGATCACCAGTGTTTCCCCGTCATGGTCCGCAAAGCGAAGCGCGTCACCCACCAGCCGGTCGAAATCATGCAATTCCGTGATCACATACGGAAGATCGTTGGCATGGCCGCCATAATCGATCTGCGCACCTTCCGCCATGATGAAAAAGCCTTTTTTGTTCGCGGACAATATACGGACCGTGGTTTTCAGCGAAGCCTGCAACATTGCACCGCGGCCGTTTTTAACGGGACGGCAAACGGAATCATGCAGCAGCACCAGTTGTTTGCCGCTCATTGCCCAATTATAGGTTTCCAGGTCCTGGGTATAGACAAACCCTTTACGTTGCAATTTCTCCATCAGGCCGGCATCCGGGTTGGCGATGAAACTTTTCCGGTTACTGCCGATCAGTATATCAATGTTACTGTTTTCCAGGTCGGCCGCAATCTTGAAGCTGGATGAACGCTCCGGTTGATGCGCATAAAAAGCCGCGGGTGTGGCATCCGTTACATCGCCGCTGCTGATGATGCCGCTTTTGATGCCGTATGCAGCCAGTGTGTCCGGGATGGAGGTTACCGGGTTGCCGGCAGTATCTACACCTACATAGCGGTTATTGGTCTTTTTACCGCTGGCCATGGCCGTGCCGCCGGCAGCGGAATCGGTGATGTCCGAGTTCACGGCTTCCGTGCGGGAAAGCCCGATGTGCCGGAACATGCCCAGATGCAGCATGCCGCCATTAGCCGTCAGCGCCGCCTGTATCTGCGCCAGGCCCATACCGTCGCCGATCAGCAGGATGATATTTTTTACCCGCTTTTTAGCCCCGTCCGTTGCGTAAGTGGGTTGATAGATGTTGTAAGTGGCCGGACTGCTGTATTGCAGCCTTTCGCGGCCTGCATAGAAGCTGTGCAGGTCTTCCGGATGATCCGTCCCGATCCAGTCCACGCCCAGTTTCTCGAGTTCAGACCAGGTGTTGGGATTGTCTTTCGTTCCCCAGAAGCGGAACGGTTTGCCGTTATCATGTGCGCGCTGCACCACGGCGGCCAGTTTTTTCGCATCTTCCGGTGTGGGTGTTCCTTTGCCGTTCCAGACGGAATAGTTGTGCAGGTTGTCGCTGATCATAGCGATCCGCTCCAGCTGTGCTGCATTGTATTTCGTGGCCGGGCGGCCATCATAAAAAATGTAAGCCGGGTAGTCCG
This genomic stretch from Chitinophaga sp. XS-30 harbors:
- a CDS encoding AbrB/MazE/SpoVT family DNA-binding domain-containing protein, which encodes MHTKLIHIGNSMGIRIPKNLIRQFNLDKGEIELTIEKDGILIKPEKSVPRREEWDMLFSKAIAAGEKPENDVFEGLQNSTDKNEWEWQQ
- a CDS encoding outer membrane lipoprotein carrier protein LolA; the encoded protein is MKKTVLTGLIMCGMVIGSTAQTTGSLGQSDPKAKAVLDNVSKKFKSLKSVIANFILKIEGANNSVSDSRKGAVYVKGPKYKVIMGEQEIISDNKTSWTYAKDVNEVTISNVDHSNSSMTPAKIFTNFYDKDFLYRLTGETREKGKVLQNIELTPTDKSKTFFKVLVDVDKKTQTLARMKVFEKNGNKYTYEISSFTPNGAVTDATFTFDPAKYPGVEVVDLR
- the lpdA gene encoding dihydrolipoyl dehydrogenase yields the protein MAYDVIVIGSGPGGYVAAIRASQLGFKTAVVERESLGGICLNWGCIPTKALLKSAQVMEYIQHSKDYGVTVGDAKADFPAVIKRSRGAADKMSKGVQFLMKKNKIDVIMGNAKLKAKGQVEVTDKDGKTAVHEAKHIILATGARARELPNLKFDGKTVIGYREAMNLPTQPKSMIVVGSGAIGVEFAYFYASMGTKVTIVEFMPRIVPVEDEDISKELEKIYKKKGIEVMTNASVEAVEATKSGVKAKVKTATGEISLEADVVLSAVGITANIENIGLETLGVKTDKGKVLVDQYYQTNVSGVYAIGDIVPGQALAHVASKEAIICVEAFAYNEKKYNHKPTPINYNNVPGCTYCSPEIASVGYTEKQAKDAGYEIKVGKFPFSASGKAVGAGATEGFVKVIFDAKYGEWLGTHMIGMNVTEAIVQTVTARTLETTYQEVLNSIHPHPTMSEAVKDAIEVAYGEAIHL
- a CDS encoding carbohydrate-binding protein; this encodes MKKITILLCLTILHWNSKLSAQLRLIDDMEGNGPGSGQWIYNAGPNATGSVVFNEPNPAPSVVNPSTHVAKFTKDTTCSPYMAAACTLGTPFDLSGGSTFKMLVYSNVLEKVLFKLQPANDYTQAVFLTYQIQQVNQWEEAVFTFSGVSSRTDLDRIAIQFIDGEQANGILYFDLIMAPDPTGIRLTKMNIPMGEEDGKVIAVTLNGDAFKPTLNPANWTISGLPPGVSVGNILRVSDTTVNIVLSGNSAVNYSRTELTLTVDGDELVNAGIPAYNATGSVVFDGNPDWTLIYNDEFDTDGLPDPSKWTVDPRPKGWINSEQQVYTDATHDNAVVRDGNLVITGKKDYPNGNPNEPWSSARVISQGKMDFLYGKVEMRAKLPRARGSWPAFWLMPTVSTYGNWPKSGEIDILEHVGNTFGKAMCAVHTENKNWTNGGNLGGNEMLPDLDTVYHVYGLEWSPDSLRFTHDGNGFYTYVNPGTDWRDWPFDKPFYIILNIAIGGGLGGNIVDADWPDSMRVDYVRVYQKGLGTPVLDSVEVTPAGISVLAGATQQFTATIRDQNGHVMNGITPVWSITGSGNTISASGLATINSTGTVTATAVHDSITLSGTTNVLVRATNYKPVPARIEAEDFDNSNACCSETTADTSGGLNMSHISNETWFEYDIDVPDCQAYRIRFRIAANSLAGLTVTTDTTELTTVQLPASGGWQQWTTVTSAPIVLDEGQKTIRVRSNTGGWNFNWLEIVPASAHQAESMVIKPDSAVIFAGQSVQFNAWGYDADSNYLMLSPAPAWAVSGTGSQITADGLLQTDSAGMYTITATSGALTGTAFAEVRGVPEFSRMEILPDTVIVPVHASQQFSVKGYDQYDTQVPITDTVSWSVTGSGNTISPDGVLTAGNTPGIFAVTATAGAVSDTLAVELGYTCSVNHQYEAESASSRAAGPYLEATDDVGGGQHFAGITAGKWFAYNNLKVPSPGRYNIRLRVSTTAPAQIKIGHGAFTFGIINVPSTNGEWQTISDTLTLPALSYTGIHAVSGTFLFNWFTIDNCAEEPEPLARIELTPDIVHLGAGDWYQFSAAGYTAGDQPASLPPLTWSVTGTGNTIDSTGLLTANAVPGLYEVTAAAAGLADTALLYIYDCSVNTKYEAESFSARHSGPSLESCTDIGGGQNFTGLATGHYFAYNTLNIPTAGLYRISFRVSSTAPAQVKVGHSSFNFGIKTIPATGGQWQTITDTITLPAMSYTGIHVVSGTFKFNWFSIDNCGTGSGQGENLLSAAGRDKEQGQALKTIVYPNPSGGNIGITFAGDVYKVIKVYDTHGKLITVWNIMPGETSISRNISAFANGMYILSLEGTGKKETLRLVKQ
- a CDS encoding alkaline phosphatase, giving the protein MKYLLFLLLPFLTGLSASAQQRAYNAANGHSHNDYRQNIPFLLAYHAGMGSIEADVFLRNGELLVAHETEELPTAKRLESLYLKPIATVRKERPDTARKLQLLIDIKESYKDVIPVLVKELQPYLQDFDPARNPHAVRIVLSGNVPPPEKFADYPAYIFYDGRPATKYNAAQLERIAMISDNLHNYSVWNGKGTPTPEDAKKLAAVVQRAHDNGKPFRFWGTKDNPNTWSELEKLGVDWIGTDHPEDLHSFYAGRERLQYSSPATYNIYQPTYATDGAKKRVKNIILLIGDGMGLAQIQAALTANGGMLHLGMFRHIGLSRTEAVNSDITDSAAGGTAMASGKKTNNRYVGVDTAGNPVTSIPDTLAAYGIKSGIISSGDVTDATPAAFYAHQPERSSSFKIAADLENSNIDILIGSNRKSFIANPDAGLMEKLQRKGFVYTQDLETYNWAMSGKQLVLLHDSVCRPVKNGRGAMLQASLKTTVRILSANKKGFFIMAEGAQIDYGGHANDLPYVITELHDFDRLVGDALRFADHDGETLVIVTADHETGGLSIQDASYRKGFVRGHFSSDDHTDIMVPVFAYGPGAAEFMGMYENTGIFDRIVRLMTGR
- a CDS encoding type II toxin-antitoxin system PemK/MazF family toxin; this translates as MAAIKRFEVWLIEMDPAKGSEIKKTRPCLVVSPDPVNKYLNTVTVVPMTTTMRSYPTRVNCIFKKTEGQLMVDQIRGVDKSRLKKKMGVMDEEYCKAVCDVIVEAYKW